Sequence from the Bacteroides sp. genome:
ACACCGACCGTCTTGCCCTTGATGTTGGCCCGCGAGAACGCTTCCATGGTGCCTTTTTTGCAAATGAACTTGGCCGGTGTATTGTAGTACTTGTTGGAGAAAGCCACTTTCTTTTTTCTTTCCTCGGTGATGGACATGGAGGCGATGATGGCGTCGTATTTCTTGGCAAGCAGGGCGGGGATGATGCCGTCCCA
This genomic interval carries:
- a CDS encoding transporter substrate-binding domain-containing protein, which codes for WDGIIPALLAKKYDAIIASMSITEERKKKVAFSNKYYNTPAKFICKKGTMEAFSRANIKGKTVGVQPAVPNEILNAIS